A window of the Equus asinus isolate D_3611 breed Donkey chromosome 20, EquAss-T2T_v2, whole genome shotgun sequence genome harbors these coding sequences:
- the NPAT gene encoding protein NPAT isoform X1 — protein MLLPSDVARLVLGYLQQENLTSTCQTFILESSNLKEYAEHCTDEGFIPACLLSLFGNNLTTILNEYVAMKAKETSNDVPAIMSSLWKKLDHTLSQIRSMQSSPGFAANQRARTRSGIAEIKRQRRLASQAAPVSSELLTLPYLSGQFTTSPLTATQVTRPTGQISTPLRSNFVVVNHSQSQDSVTTAEALSIIPGPQEKKTQASLMSPGRRKSESQRKSITLSGPHSTIRNFQDPNAFAVEKQMVIENAREKILSNKSLQEKLAENINKFLTSDNNIAQVPKQTDSNPTEPETSIDELLGLQSEIHMSEEAIQDILEQTESDPAFQALFDLFDYGKTKNNKNMSQGISSQHMDTNPNVVLADETNLAVKGSFETEESGDRSGQPSFCTSYQSEDTSNPLKNGSNPDELRQEAQEPFSHIGSSMQKKAFKTVVVPPEQKCNLDITFESVPNLNDFNQRVNSDAECNQHCAELYTNQMSTETQMAMEVEKNSLPPSVPSESQLQPDQSDIPITSFVSLGGETNNENLILSGKNSQLLSPNIPLTGNPSKKSQFCESSNNIGRLKTSFHDSKSPDSREIHQSKIEINNVLAVASQQLSDCQDNSSLQSKILPVSVESSGLNVSEQVEIRLGGSVSSMKQPSNDSSSVELNHVEHETQPSKSEKIALDSQEPSSSIKEHGDSIFLSLGENDNCGEVALMPPEGNPIEGRHSLPSESLCSMGDSHAESQNTSDKPASDNSTEIDASNIVSLKIIISDDPFVSSDTELNSAVSSISGENLPTIILSSPAKSPAKNAELVKCLSSEETAGTITSAEGIGDSASMEQSLLALKPEDSAVNNTQNEDSIAFSASVTPCVSKDGGYIQLMPTTSTTFGNSNNILIATCMTDPAALGTTVSQSNVVVLPGNSAPMTAQPPPPQLQTPPRSNSVFAVNQAVSPNFSQGSAIIIASPVQPVLQGMVGMIPVSVVGQNGNTFSAPPRQVLHMPLAAPVCNRSIPQFPIPPKSQKTQGLRNKPGTGKQVNNLVDSSSHLVGCHAQRTEVSDKNMATDLGKKLEEITVPFSVESLVPISKPFESHRRVLCFDSTASPVANTQGTNHKMVSQNKEKNDISFLNLDSPIVSSTLKPPSNNALKREREKPVPKILAKSETAIGRHTTIKETQSEKKISPTEIVLESFHKATANKENELCSDVERQKSLETSKLTNGQQNGSLRNEKTVTSLQELTKKQGTSSNGKNVISVGTAVKDLKQEQTRSTSSLVNPLTKHSTEMLQDVQLHSPVNRLTDSTDLPVPRISGSGAAEKHKEEPTDGIKVPSSRRFGEDGSTPKVMVPPVTPDLPACSPASETGSENSVNMAAHTLMILSRAAISRTTTATPLKDNTQQFRASSRSTTKKRKIEELDERERNSRTSNKSLANSSIPMKKKKIKKKKLPSSFPAGMDVDKFLLSLHYDE, from the exons GTTACTTACAACAGGAAAACCTCACTTCTACCTGCCagacttttattttggaaagttcaaatttaaaagaatatgcaGAACACTGTACAGATGAAGGTTTTATCCCAGCCTGCTTATTG tctttatttggaaataacttgACAACAATTTTGAATGAATATGTAGCTATGAAAGCAAAAG AAACATCAAATGATGTCCCAGCAATTATGTCATCGCTGTGGAAGAAGTTAGACCATACGCTTTCTCAGATCAG GAGCATGCAAAGTTCCCCAGGGTTTGCTGCCAATCAGAGAG CCCGaacaagaagtggaattgcagaaATCAAACGGCAGAGAAGACTTGCATCTCAAGCAGCTCCCGTCAGTTCAGAGTTGCTGACGTTACCGTATCTTTCGGGACAATTTACTACTTCTCCTTTGACAGCTACACAAGTTACGCGGCCAACTGGCCAAATTTCAACTCCTTTGAGGTCAAATTTTGTAGTGGTCAACCATTCACAGTCACAAGACTCTGTGACCA CTGCAGAGGCTTTAAGTATCATTCCTggtcctcaggaaaagaaaactcaagCCAGTTTAATGTCTCCTGGTAGACGCAAAAG tGAATCTCAAAGGAAAAGTATCACTTTGTCTGGGCCTCATTCAACAATACGGAATTTCCAGGATCCAAATGCATTTGCAGTAGAAAAA CAAATGGTTATTGAAAATGCACgggaaaaaattttaagcaaCAAATCTCTTCAAGAAAAGCTTGcagaaaacattaataaatttttGACTAG TGACAACAATATTGCTCAAGTACCTAAGCAAACAGATAGCAACCCTACTGAACCAGAGACTTCAATTGATGAACTCCTGGGACTTCAG AGTGAAATCCACATGTCTGAAGAAGCTATACAGGATATATTGGAACAGACAGAATCAGATCCAGCATTTCAGGCACTCTTTGATCTCTTTGACTATG gtaaaacaaagaataataaaaatatgtcacAAGGCATTTCCAGTCAGCATATGGATACCAATCCCAATGTAGTCTTAGCAGATGAAACTAATCTAGCAGTTAAAGGTTCTTTTGAAACAGAAGAATCTG GTGATCGATCTGGCCAACCCTCATTTTGCACATCCTATCAAAGTGAAGACACATCAAATCCTTTGAAGAATGGTAGCAACCCTGATGAGCTCAGACAGGAAGCCCAGGAACCTTTTTCCCATATAGGCTCTAGCATGCAGAAAAAGGCCTTTAAAACAGTTGTTGTACCTCCTGAACAGAAGTGTAACCTCGATATTACCTTTGAGTCTGTGCCTAACTTGAATGACTTTAACCAAAGAGTAAATTCTGATGCTGAATGTAATCAGCATTGTGCTGAATTATACACCAATCAGATGTCCACTGAAACTCAAATGGCTATGGAAGTTGAAAAGAATTCTTTGCCTCCCAGTGTGCCGAGTGAATCTCAGTTACAGCCTGATCAGTCTGATATACCAATaacttcatttgtttcccttggtGGTGAAACTAACAATGAAAACTTAATTCTCTCTGGTAAAAATTCTCAACTTTTATCCCCAAATATTCCATTAACTGGAAATCCAtctaaaaaaagtcaattttgtGAAAGTTCTAATAATATAGGAAGACTTAAAACTAGTTTCCATGATTCCAAGTCACCAGATTCTAGAGAAATTCACCAGagtaaaattgaaattaataatgTATTAGCAGTTGCATCACAACAACTTTCAGATTGCCAAGATAATTCTTCCCTTCAAAGTAAAATATTACCTGTATCTGTTGAAAGTTCAGGTTTAAATGTATCTGAACAAGTAGAAATTCGTCTTGGAGGTTCAGTATCTTCAATGAAACAACCATCTAATGATTCATCATCTGTTGAGTTAAATCATGTGGAACATGAAACTCAGCCCTCCAAGTCTGAGAAAATTGCTTTGGATTCACAAGAGCCTTCATCTTCTATAAAAGAACATGGAGatagtatttttctctctttaggtgAAAATGATAACTGTGGGGAAGTAGCATTGATGCCTCCAGAAGGTAATCCTATAGAAGGGAGGCATTCTCTTCCCTCGGAATCCCTGTGTTCAATGGGAGATTCTCACGCTGAGTCCCAAAATACTAGTGATAAACCTGCTAGTGACAACTCAACAGAGATAGATGCATCAAATATCGTCTCTCTCAAAATTATCATCAGTGATGATCCATTTGTTTCCTCAGATACTGAACTTAACAGTGCTGTTTCTAGTATCAGTGGAGAAAACTTGCCAACTATAATTTTGTCTTCTCCTGCTAAATCACCTGCCAAAAATGCAGAATTAGTTAAATGCCTGTCTTCAGAAGAAACTGCAGGTACTATCACATCTGCTGAAGGAATAGGAGATTCAgcatcaatggaacagagccTTTTAGCACTCAAACCTGAAGACTCGGCAGTAAACAATACTCAGAATGAAGACAGCATTGCTTTTTCAGCCAGTGTTACACCATGTGTTTCCAAGGATGGAGGATACATACAGCTGATGCCAACTACAAGCACAACTTTTGGCAATTCAAATAACATTCTGATAGCTACCTGCATGACTGATCCAGCAGCCTTAGGAACAACTGTAAGTCAGTCTAATGTTGTGGTGTTGCCTGGAAATTCTGCACCTATGACTGCTCAACCTCCACCACCTCAGTTACAGACACCACCAAGGTCAAACAGTGTATTTGCTGTCAACCAGGCTGTGTCACCCAACTTTTCACAAG GATCTGCCATCATAATAGCTTCTCCAGTCCAACCTGTACTGCAAGGAATGGTGGGAATGATCCCTGTATCTGTGGTTGGACAAAATGGAAATACCTTTTCTGCTCCTCCTCGGCAG GTCCTTCATATGCCTTTGGCAGCACCTGTATGCAATAGAAGTATCCCTCAATTCCCCATCCCTCCAAAATCTCAGAAGACTCAGGGCCTAAGAAACAAGCCTGGTACAG GAAAGCAGGTAAATAATTTGGTGGATTCATCAAGTCATTTAGTTGGATGTCATGCACAAAG aactGAAGTTTCTGACAAGAATATGGCCACAGATCTTGGAAAAAAATTGGAGGAAATCACAGTTCCCTTCTCAGTAGAGAGTCTAGTTCCAATTAGCAAACCGTTTGAAAGCCACAGGCGTGTGCTCTGTTTTGATAGCACTGCTTCTCCTGTGGCAAATACACAGGGGACAAACCATAAGATGGTGTctcaaaacaaggaaaagaatgatATTTCATTTCTTAATCTTGACTCCCCCATTGTGTCCTCCACCTTAAAACCCCCTTCTAATAATGCtctcaaaagagaaagagagaaacctgTGCCTAAGATTTTAGCTAAATCAGAAACTGCCATTGGCCGACATACCACCATAAAAGAAACTcagtcagaaaagaaaatttcaccAACAGAAATTGTACTTGAATCTTTCCATAAAGCAACAGCTAATAAGGAAAATGAATTATGCAGCGATGTGGAAAGGCAGAAAAGTCTAGAAACTTCAAAACTCACTAATGGGCAGCAAAATGGCAGTTTACGGAATGAGAAAACTGTAACTTCGCTCCAAGAACTAACCAAAAAACAAGGCACATCCTCAAACGGTAAAAATGTCATTTCAGTAGGTACAGCTGTGAAGGATCTAAAACAAGAACAAACCAGATCTACCAGTTCTTTGGTTAACCCACTAACCAAACATTCCACAGAAATGTTACAGGATGTTCAGTTGCACAGCCCAGTAAATAGGCTCACTGATAGTACTGATTTACCTGTACCCCGGATATCTGGCTCAGGGGCagcagaaaaacacaaagaggaGCCTACAGATGGTATCAAAGTCCCCTCTAGTAGACGTTTTGGTGAAGACGGTAGCACACCCAAAGTAATGGTCCCTCCTGTCACTCCAGACTTGCCTGCCTGCAGCCCTGCCAGTGAAACAGGAAGTGAAAACAGTGTAAACATGGCTGCCCATACATTAATGATTCTCTCCAGAGCTGCCATCTCTAGGACTACTACAGCAACTCCTCTAAAAGACAATACACAGCAATTTAGAGCATCTTCAAGGAGCACCACAAAAAAACGGAAAATTGAGGAATTAGATGAGCGTGAGCGAAACTCCCGTACTTCTAATAAAAGTCTTGCAAATTCATCAATaccaatgaaaaagaagaaaattaag aaaaagaagctCCCCAGTTCATTTCCAGCTGGAATGGATGTGGATAAATTTTTGTTATCATTGCATTATGATGAGTAA
- the NPAT gene encoding protein NPAT isoform X2, with protein MSPGRRKSESQRKSITLSGPHSTIRNFQDPNAFAVEKQMVIENAREKILSNKSLQEKLAENINKFLTSDNNIAQVPKQTDSNPTEPETSIDELLGLQSEIHMSEEAIQDILEQTESDPAFQALFDLFDYGKTKNNKNMSQGISSQHMDTNPNVVLADETNLAVKGSFETEESGDRSGQPSFCTSYQSEDTSNPLKNGSNPDELRQEAQEPFSHIGSSMQKKAFKTVVVPPEQKCNLDITFESVPNLNDFNQRVNSDAECNQHCAELYTNQMSTETQMAMEVEKNSLPPSVPSESQLQPDQSDIPITSFVSLGGETNNENLILSGKNSQLLSPNIPLTGNPSKKSQFCESSNNIGRLKTSFHDSKSPDSREIHQSKIEINNVLAVASQQLSDCQDNSSLQSKILPVSVESSGLNVSEQVEIRLGGSVSSMKQPSNDSSSVELNHVEHETQPSKSEKIALDSQEPSSSIKEHGDSIFLSLGENDNCGEVALMPPEGNPIEGRHSLPSESLCSMGDSHAESQNTSDKPASDNSTEIDASNIVSLKIIISDDPFVSSDTELNSAVSSISGENLPTIILSSPAKSPAKNAELVKCLSSEETAGTITSAEGIGDSASMEQSLLALKPEDSAVNNTQNEDSIAFSASVTPCVSKDGGYIQLMPTTSTTFGNSNNILIATCMTDPAALGTTVSQSNVVVLPGNSAPMTAQPPPPQLQTPPRSNSVFAVNQAVSPNFSQGSAIIIASPVQPVLQGMVGMIPVSVVGQNGNTFSAPPRQVLHMPLAAPVCNRSIPQFPIPPKSQKTQGLRNKPGTGKQVNNLVDSSSHLVGCHAQRTEVSDKNMATDLGKKLEEITVPFSVESLVPISKPFESHRRVLCFDSTASPVANTQGTNHKMVSQNKEKNDISFLNLDSPIVSSTLKPPSNNALKREREKPVPKILAKSETAIGRHTTIKETQSEKKISPTEIVLESFHKATANKENELCSDVERQKSLETSKLTNGQQNGSLRNEKTVTSLQELTKKQGTSSNGKNVISVGTAVKDLKQEQTRSTSSLVNPLTKHSTEMLQDVQLHSPVNRLTDSTDLPVPRISGSGAAEKHKEEPTDGIKVPSSRRFGEDGSTPKVMVPPVTPDLPACSPASETGSENSVNMAAHTLMILSRAAISRTTTATPLKDNTQQFRASSRSTTKKRKIEELDERERNSRTSNKSLANSSIPMKKKKIKKKKLPSSFPAGMDVDKFLLSLHYDE; from the exons ATGTCTCCTGGTAGACGCAAAAG tGAATCTCAAAGGAAAAGTATCACTTTGTCTGGGCCTCATTCAACAATACGGAATTTCCAGGATCCAAATGCATTTGCAGTAGAAAAA CAAATGGTTATTGAAAATGCACgggaaaaaattttaagcaaCAAATCTCTTCAAGAAAAGCTTGcagaaaacattaataaatttttGACTAG TGACAACAATATTGCTCAAGTACCTAAGCAAACAGATAGCAACCCTACTGAACCAGAGACTTCAATTGATGAACTCCTGGGACTTCAG AGTGAAATCCACATGTCTGAAGAAGCTATACAGGATATATTGGAACAGACAGAATCAGATCCAGCATTTCAGGCACTCTTTGATCTCTTTGACTATG gtaaaacaaagaataataaaaatatgtcacAAGGCATTTCCAGTCAGCATATGGATACCAATCCCAATGTAGTCTTAGCAGATGAAACTAATCTAGCAGTTAAAGGTTCTTTTGAAACAGAAGAATCTG GTGATCGATCTGGCCAACCCTCATTTTGCACATCCTATCAAAGTGAAGACACATCAAATCCTTTGAAGAATGGTAGCAACCCTGATGAGCTCAGACAGGAAGCCCAGGAACCTTTTTCCCATATAGGCTCTAGCATGCAGAAAAAGGCCTTTAAAACAGTTGTTGTACCTCCTGAACAGAAGTGTAACCTCGATATTACCTTTGAGTCTGTGCCTAACTTGAATGACTTTAACCAAAGAGTAAATTCTGATGCTGAATGTAATCAGCATTGTGCTGAATTATACACCAATCAGATGTCCACTGAAACTCAAATGGCTATGGAAGTTGAAAAGAATTCTTTGCCTCCCAGTGTGCCGAGTGAATCTCAGTTACAGCCTGATCAGTCTGATATACCAATaacttcatttgtttcccttggtGGTGAAACTAACAATGAAAACTTAATTCTCTCTGGTAAAAATTCTCAACTTTTATCCCCAAATATTCCATTAACTGGAAATCCAtctaaaaaaagtcaattttgtGAAAGTTCTAATAATATAGGAAGACTTAAAACTAGTTTCCATGATTCCAAGTCACCAGATTCTAGAGAAATTCACCAGagtaaaattgaaattaataatgTATTAGCAGTTGCATCACAACAACTTTCAGATTGCCAAGATAATTCTTCCCTTCAAAGTAAAATATTACCTGTATCTGTTGAAAGTTCAGGTTTAAATGTATCTGAACAAGTAGAAATTCGTCTTGGAGGTTCAGTATCTTCAATGAAACAACCATCTAATGATTCATCATCTGTTGAGTTAAATCATGTGGAACATGAAACTCAGCCCTCCAAGTCTGAGAAAATTGCTTTGGATTCACAAGAGCCTTCATCTTCTATAAAAGAACATGGAGatagtatttttctctctttaggtgAAAATGATAACTGTGGGGAAGTAGCATTGATGCCTCCAGAAGGTAATCCTATAGAAGGGAGGCATTCTCTTCCCTCGGAATCCCTGTGTTCAATGGGAGATTCTCACGCTGAGTCCCAAAATACTAGTGATAAACCTGCTAGTGACAACTCAACAGAGATAGATGCATCAAATATCGTCTCTCTCAAAATTATCATCAGTGATGATCCATTTGTTTCCTCAGATACTGAACTTAACAGTGCTGTTTCTAGTATCAGTGGAGAAAACTTGCCAACTATAATTTTGTCTTCTCCTGCTAAATCACCTGCCAAAAATGCAGAATTAGTTAAATGCCTGTCTTCAGAAGAAACTGCAGGTACTATCACATCTGCTGAAGGAATAGGAGATTCAgcatcaatggaacagagccTTTTAGCACTCAAACCTGAAGACTCGGCAGTAAACAATACTCAGAATGAAGACAGCATTGCTTTTTCAGCCAGTGTTACACCATGTGTTTCCAAGGATGGAGGATACATACAGCTGATGCCAACTACAAGCACAACTTTTGGCAATTCAAATAACATTCTGATAGCTACCTGCATGACTGATCCAGCAGCCTTAGGAACAACTGTAAGTCAGTCTAATGTTGTGGTGTTGCCTGGAAATTCTGCACCTATGACTGCTCAACCTCCACCACCTCAGTTACAGACACCACCAAGGTCAAACAGTGTATTTGCTGTCAACCAGGCTGTGTCACCCAACTTTTCACAAG GATCTGCCATCATAATAGCTTCTCCAGTCCAACCTGTACTGCAAGGAATGGTGGGAATGATCCCTGTATCTGTGGTTGGACAAAATGGAAATACCTTTTCTGCTCCTCCTCGGCAG GTCCTTCATATGCCTTTGGCAGCACCTGTATGCAATAGAAGTATCCCTCAATTCCCCATCCCTCCAAAATCTCAGAAGACTCAGGGCCTAAGAAACAAGCCTGGTACAG GAAAGCAGGTAAATAATTTGGTGGATTCATCAAGTCATTTAGTTGGATGTCATGCACAAAG aactGAAGTTTCTGACAAGAATATGGCCACAGATCTTGGAAAAAAATTGGAGGAAATCACAGTTCCCTTCTCAGTAGAGAGTCTAGTTCCAATTAGCAAACCGTTTGAAAGCCACAGGCGTGTGCTCTGTTTTGATAGCACTGCTTCTCCTGTGGCAAATACACAGGGGACAAACCATAAGATGGTGTctcaaaacaaggaaaagaatgatATTTCATTTCTTAATCTTGACTCCCCCATTGTGTCCTCCACCTTAAAACCCCCTTCTAATAATGCtctcaaaagagaaagagagaaacctgTGCCTAAGATTTTAGCTAAATCAGAAACTGCCATTGGCCGACATACCACCATAAAAGAAACTcagtcagaaaagaaaatttcaccAACAGAAATTGTACTTGAATCTTTCCATAAAGCAACAGCTAATAAGGAAAATGAATTATGCAGCGATGTGGAAAGGCAGAAAAGTCTAGAAACTTCAAAACTCACTAATGGGCAGCAAAATGGCAGTTTACGGAATGAGAAAACTGTAACTTCGCTCCAAGAACTAACCAAAAAACAAGGCACATCCTCAAACGGTAAAAATGTCATTTCAGTAGGTACAGCTGTGAAGGATCTAAAACAAGAACAAACCAGATCTACCAGTTCTTTGGTTAACCCACTAACCAAACATTCCACAGAAATGTTACAGGATGTTCAGTTGCACAGCCCAGTAAATAGGCTCACTGATAGTACTGATTTACCTGTACCCCGGATATCTGGCTCAGGGGCagcagaaaaacacaaagaggaGCCTACAGATGGTATCAAAGTCCCCTCTAGTAGACGTTTTGGTGAAGACGGTAGCACACCCAAAGTAATGGTCCCTCCTGTCACTCCAGACTTGCCTGCCTGCAGCCCTGCCAGTGAAACAGGAAGTGAAAACAGTGTAAACATGGCTGCCCATACATTAATGATTCTCTCCAGAGCTGCCATCTCTAGGACTACTACAGCAACTCCTCTAAAAGACAATACACAGCAATTTAGAGCATCTTCAAGGAGCACCACAAAAAAACGGAAAATTGAGGAATTAGATGAGCGTGAGCGAAACTCCCGTACTTCTAATAAAAGTCTTGCAAATTCATCAATaccaatgaaaaagaagaaaattaag aaaaagaagctCCCCAGTTCATTTCCAGCTGGAATGGATGTGGATAAATTTTTGTTATCATTGCATTATGATGAGTAA